The sequence below is a genomic window from Chaetodon trifascialis isolate fChaTrf1 chromosome 18, fChaTrf1.hap1, whole genome shotgun sequence.
CTTGAAAACAGacaagaaagaaatggagaTACTTCACGTGATTATGCATTTTTGCAGGAATAATGTCCTTCAACCTTAAAGAAGTGCTTGCTTTGTGGTCTTTgattaaattgttttttttttcataaccTTTGAAGAATAAGGCACACTGATACTAACAAAGGGAGAGTGGAACAATTTAGTGCCATATTCAAAACCATCAATAAAGACACATTGAGCCTGCAGTGCTCAGTCCTACTAAAAGATAACGCTACTGTGATAAAACTTGTACGGTTacgcatgtttgtgtgtcatggTTAAAGGagttttttgtatgttttaactgTACTCTCAACATCATTGGAAGTGAGGGCGTGTCTTGTCATGATTCTTCAAGATTTAATTacaggttgaatgaatgaacgaatgaatgaaaagaagtaatttctcagttttctgtgaTGAAACTGGTGCCTGTGAATCCAGACACATGGTTGATCTTAACTCTCCAACTcagaatgctgtgtgtgtggggtagGGACGGTGGGGAAAATTGGACAATGGCAGCCCTTGGTGTCAATTCAATCCCTATGTTGAAATACCCTGAAGATTTTTCATCTACCTGTCAGTCTTCAGCAATGTTTGAGCAAATATAAGAcagttctgtctgtgtttagtTGACTTTGGGATTGGGGGATGCCTAAGAAACTCCATAAAGACACGCTTCAGCTTTAATGAAAATGCTCCCACTCTTGGTGAGTTAAGATAAAACTTGAGCAGAAAATCCACTAACTACCAAGATGAAATGTAAAACTGTAACACTGTTGCTCAGTAGTTCCTCCTCAGTACCTTGTCTCTAACAATATGAATAAACTTTATGGATTGATCAAAAGGACCAGACtgatgtttttgcatgttttagacTATTTACCACAAATCACAAATACTTTAACTTTATGCTAATATTCCTTCATAGCATGTTTGAGATGTTTTGATTGAGCTTTCCCACCTTCCAGGAAGCCGTTGGTTTCCTATAATTTCATTAAATATTGGAAATAAACTTGCAGGTACTTGCAACCGGGCTGTGTAATCCAGCACAGTGAACATTAGGTCTGCTTTACCTGCTGCCATGGTGATTTCATTGTACTGCGTGATAATGCAGTTGTGAGCATGGATATTATAGTGatgataatgacaaaaaaacaagcagacatGATCACTGTGACAGATTACCTGACTCAAGTAAGTGGATTGCCATACAGATTAGAAATCAATGAAACGCAATAGCTGCCTGGAATATTGCAAAAATCCAAAATCTGGTTTGGTTTGGAAAATGGTCAGCAGTCATTTATAGTATGTGACGTATTAAATAGATGTAAATGGGCAAAAACATCCCAAAACTGCAGATTGGTCCCTACGACAAGAAAGACACAAACTAAGGTCAACTGTGACGACAGATAAAATCACTAAGTTCAAAGTGCTGCACAAAACACAATATACATTGTAAAATCTGCATAATAAGGTCAATCTATCATAAAGCATGGGGTTTAGgtaaacaaaggaaaatgtcaCTGCAATCAAATAATTATTATCAGTCATCTATGTGAAAATTCTCCTACACCCAAAAGACTAATTCATGTTAAAACTGACGCAGCTCTCACAACTGATCCGTGTCCAACTTTTTGCttcattaatgtgtatgtgGTGTGTTTTTACACTACTGTTTGTGGTGTGGTGCACAGAGCAGTGCTGTGCAGTCTGTAATGACCTTTGTGAGCACAGCCCATGACTAAATTCAACTGAATTCTGCTGCAATTAAAAATTGTATATTCTAGCCTGAAAATCTATTAAAAGCCATTTCTCCTGGTAATGAGAGCAGACCAGGATGAGTTATACAACTTGAAAATAGCAAGAAACCAAGAATTTGGAAATTGTAATTTCATTAACACTCTAGTTTAACACAATAATTTTTCCATTATTATGTGAACACATCATTAGGGAATAATGTATGTGTACTGCTGTTAGTGCTAATCATCATGTGTCTCTTGTGTATGTAAGTGTCTGCTCATGTTTTCATATTAAATGGACAGAGGTGCTAACATCTTCAAATGTGTTACTGGCATCTTGTTTTGCTGTCTGCTGGTGTGATTGTATAGCTCAAcatgtgtgtcagtatgtgtaTTTGATTGCATGTGTGCAATGTGCAGTACATACTGGATCACTGAAAAGCTTGGTGGAAGCGGGGCAGTGTGGTGGGTGTGCTCAGGTTGGATATAAAGGAGGAGGGGAGCCCATGAAGCGGATTCTCTGCAGCATCAGGGCCATCAGGGGCATGGGGAGGCAGCTGGACAAGAGATGAAGGCTCTTCATTGGGTGGGTAGGCAACGCCCTGCCCCCCGCTGCCCCCTGCCTGGTTGTAGGGAGGCCCGTTGAGTGGCAGGAAGTTGAAAAGCTGTGAGAAGtccatcagagaggaggatgaagccAGAGAGTCACCTGCAGAGGCTGCTGCCACCGGCGTGGACATTTTGGACAGGGACACCTCCTGGCTTGTTTCCTCCAGCACGCCCACTTGAGTCTCCAAGTCCAGTTTGGAGGAGGAGAGTTGGTGTTCTTGGGCTGCAGAGGATGAGGGCATGCtgctctgcagctccatcaggTAGGTCTCCAGTTCTCCCTTTAGATTTTGCTCCCGCTCCTGTGAGGAGAAGGTGTATGAGGTAAAATTGGAGCCCAGCGGGTACTTTAAAGAAAAGGGGTGTGTGGTGGTGGGGAAGGGCTCTGTGTCCAGGACGGGGCCTGTGTACATGTTGAGCTGGTGTGGCCTCGGCGTCAGCATTCCTGGAAGCTCGCCCTTGATGCCCCCAGACAACAAGTCGTAGACGACTGGCTCCAGCGAATCAGCTGGCTCAGTTTTTACCCTTAGCAGCTCCCGGGCGTGGCTCTTTTTCACGTGACGTGTCAGGTGGTCCTTCCTACCAAAGCGCTGTGCACAGTACTGGCAAAGGAAGTCCTTACGTCCGGTGTGCACCACCATGTGCCGTCGCACATCTTTACGGGTGTAAAATCGCCGCTCGCAATGCTCACAGCGATGCTTTTTCTCTTTGGTCCCACCAGAGGACTTGCCAGCATGTGTTTTGAGGTGTTCCAGAAGAACCCCTGTGCTGGGGAACGGTTGCAGGCACACTTGGCAGGTGAGGTCTCCACTGTTGGCAGCGTGGAGGGCGAGGTGGCGTTTGAAGCCCAGCTTGGTGTTGTAGCTCTTGCCACACTCCTGACAGGTGAATGCCTCCTTGTACGGGTCGTGAGTGTGTAGGTGATTCTTTAAGTGATCCTTGCGGTGGAACATTTTCTCACAGTATGAACACTTGTGGTTTTTTTCTGGCGAGTGAGTTGCCATATGCCTTGGAACACAGACACATTCTATGAGCACTCAGAATTGTTGCAATCATGTTTTAAGTTGGCATGCTTTACagtacacataaacacaagaCCTGAAACTAGTATAAACACATCATTCTGACTACTACTGAGCACTATGTTACCAAAGGTGTAAAGAGAAAAGCAACATGCTGCAGCCTGTTATGAACTGCTGCTTGTTTGTACCGTAGCAGCTTGTATTTGGAGACGAAAGCCTTGGTGCAGTCAGGGTGGGAGCAGCGGTAGGGTCTTTCTCCTGTGTGAGAGTATGAGTGCACCTTCAACTTCTCCAGACTGTTGAAAGCTTTCTGACACTCCTGGCAAGGGAAATTTTTCTTCGgctttccctctgctctcttgCGCCTCCCCATGGGCGTTGCAAGTTTGGCTTTCTCCAGAATGTGGTCACGGTGGCCCTGGGTTCCCGTGGCCATGGCACTCTAAGGCAGACCAGCTACATGGACAGGGGTGCAGTGGCCAAGTACTGATGCAATTATTCTATCCAGTCTTATGTACTCACCGCCGGGACTCAggagcctgagagagagagagagagagagagagacagagagagagagagggggagggagggagagagagagagagagagaggtgtaaatgtatgtaaatggtACAGTTTCAGGCTGCTGACTGAGTGGCTGGCAGTACAAAAGGCAACTAAAACCTAAATCAATTAAATCAACAGAAATACTGATCTGAGGCCtggctctcttctctctttggGTAACATTGGTGATCCTGGATTATTGGTACCATGTAGGTGGTTGTCAACTAGCATATTTAACTCTGGGTTTCACAATCCAGCTCAGCTTtgtcctttccacagaagtaaACACACCTGACAAATAACTCAAAAAATTTTCTGAGGTACTTCCCACTATAATTAATGTAATATTTAATGGTTGGCTGTAAATAAGTGAGAGAATTATTACATATGTCTTTTTGTATACAACTGCCATTTCCGAAAGGATCAGTTGTACAGAATAAGTAGGTTTCCCTTTTCTATATCAAGATGAACAAATTATGATGAATATGTGATACACATACAAAGTTAAAAGTAATGTAAGATTGTTTCTTCTgccaaagcagagaggagagagttaGTACTAATGAATACtgcctaacctaaccctaacccaataAAAGACGACCATGgatacacattttttaaaaattattacCAAAACGTTGCCTAATGTTATTTTGAGTTGTAGTGATGTAATACGAGTGTTAAAGCATCTTCACTGCCAGGACTCCTGACAGAAATTAAATCATTTATATACTGTCACTCATTAATGTGGTGACCTACCCGTCCTTTTGTTAGAAGTTCTGTTTTAAACTGTGGGCACATGGACAGCCTGGAACAACAGTGATTATTCTGACCAATAAAAATATTCATCTTTAGAACTTGTCATGTTATTGCAAATTCAGCACTCTGCAGCTGCGGCAGGAATAAAGACTTTACCTTTCCAGTGATCTGACTGGTCAGTAGCCAGGCTGAACAGGTTTTGATCTCAACCTCTGAAGTTTATCTGCTCCAAAGCAGGATAGCCATGCAGCCTAGGTTACCATGGTGATCAACAGCTTTGTGATACCAGAAAACCTGTGATAAGTCTAAAGATAGCTGGATGACTAACTAATCTTGCTCATAATAAAAGGCCCCTGCAGTTTTCTAGACCTTGCCTGAAAGTTGACCAAGTCCAATTGACCATGGCTTTTTTGAGTGCCCCAAACAAAGCAAAGTATGCTCGACCTCATGTCCTGACTACCTCATCAGGTTATAACACTAAATGAAATGCAGCCCCTCCCTCTAATTCCCACTAGATTACAGAAACAAGCCTCTATATCACAATAGTGAACTGGCGATAGCAATAATACTACCAATAACACGACAGGAGTGTGTGATCTTTTGTGCTGGTCGCTTGGCTGGGTGTGGTAATAATGATGTGGGTGAGTTACTCTCTGCTGTTATCTAATAAGACCCTGGATACAGACTGACAGTCTCTGCAATATTGATTGTAAGACTGATCAATATTCTGGCcgatgaaagagaaaa
It includes:
- the plag1 gene encoding zinc finger protein PLAG1, with protein sequence MATGTQGHRDHILEKAKLATPMGRRKRAEGKPKKNFPCQECQKAFNSLEKLKVHSYSHTGERPYRCSHPDCTKAFVSKYKLLRHMATHSPEKNHKCSYCEKMFHRKDHLKNHLHTHDPYKEAFTCQECGKSYNTKLGFKRHLALHAANSGDLTCQVCLQPFPSTGVLLEHLKTHAGKSSGGTKEKKHRCEHCERRFYTRKDVRRHMVVHTGRKDFLCQYCAQRFGRKDHLTRHVKKSHARELLRVKTEPADSLEPVVYDLLSGGIKGELPGMLTPRPHQLNMYTGPVLDTEPFPTTTHPFSLKYPLGSNFTSYTFSSQEREQNLKGELETYLMELQSSMPSSSAAQEHQLSSSKLDLETQVGVLEETSQEVSLSKMSTPVAAASAGDSLASSSSLMDFSQLFNFLPLNGPPYNQAGGSGGQGVAYPPNEEPSSLVQLPPHAPDGPDAAENPLHGLPSSFISNLSTPTTLPRFHQAFQ